The following is a genomic window from Acuticoccus sediminis.
ACACCGTGACGGGCATCAAGACGCTCAACCAGTCCTACCACTCGCTCGCCGGCCGCGCGCTGATGGGCCTCGACTACGCGGTGCGCCGGCGTGGTCCGCTCACGATGGCGCCGTCCCAGCTCGGCATCTTCACCCGCTCCGACCCGCAGCAGGCCCGGCCGAACATCCAGTTCCACGTCCAGCCGCTGTCGCTGGACAAGTTCGGCGACCCGCTGCACACCTTCCCCGCCATCACGGTGAGTGCCTGCAACCTGCGCCCCACGGCGCGGGGTACGGTGCGCCTCGCCTCGGGCGATCCGTCCGCGCCGCCCGTCATCGCGCCGTGCTACCTCAGCACCGAGGACGACCGGCGCGTCGCCGCCGACGCGATCCGCGTCACGCGCCGCCTGATGGCACAGCCGTCGCTCGCCGGCATCCACCCGGAGGAGTACCTCCCCGGCCCCGCCGTCGGCGACGACGAAGAGGCGCTGGCGAAGGCCGCAGGCGACATCGGCACGACGATCTTCCACCCCGTCGGCACGGCGAAGATGGGTCACGACGACGACCAGATGGCCGTGCTCGACGCGCGGCTCCGGGTACGCGGCGTCGGCGGCCTTCGCGTCATCGACGCATCGGTGATGCCGGCGATCACCTCCGGCAACACCAACACGCCGACCGCGATGATCGCCGAGCGCGGAGCCGCGCTGGTGCTGGAAGACCGCCCCTAGGCGCCGTCGGCCGGGCGTCCGGCGCGCCGTCAGTAGGTCGCGCGGCCACCGGAGAGGTCGAACACCGCGCCCGTGGTGAAGGTGTTGGCCTCGCTGGCGAGCCACACGATCATCGCCGCGGCCTCGTCCACCTCCAGGAATCGCCCGCGCGGGATCTTCGAGAGCATGTAGTTGATGTGTTCCTCGCTCATCTGGTCGAAGATCCGCGTGCGCGCCGCCGCGGGCGTGACGCAGTTCACCGCCACATCGACGTCCGCCAGCTCCTTGCCGAGGCTCTTGGTGAAGCCGATCACGCCCGCCTTCGAGGCCGAATAGGCGGAGGCGTTCGGGTTGCCCTCCTTGCCGGCGACGGAGGCGATGTTGACGATGCGTCCGTAGTTGCGTGCCCGCATCCCCGCCGCGACGACCTTGTTGGTGTGGAAGGTGCCGAGAAGGTTGATGGCGCAGATCCGCGCGAACTCCTCCACGGGGTAGTCGGCGACGGTGGCGTTCATCCCGGCGATGCCGGCGGAATTGACGAGGACGTCCACCTCGCCGAGCCTGGCGACCGTGTCCTCGTGCGCGGCGGCGACGCTCTCCCAGCTCGCGACGTCCACGTCGAACGCCGCGGCCTTGCCGATGCGCGCGGCGTGCTCCTCGGCGAGCGCGCGGTCCATGTCCCACAGCGCGACCGTCGCGCCGGCCGCCGCGAGCTGGGTGGCGACGGCGCCGCCGATCCCCTGCGCCCCGCCGGTGACGACGCACACACGGCCGGAGAAGTCGTAGTTTATCATTATCGTTGGCCTCGTCCTGAGTGCGGAACCGTCCAGATGGCGGCCCGTTGCTTCACCTGATCGCGAAACGTGGGCGGCGATCAAGACCGACGACGCGTGATCGCAGGCCGCGCTTCACAACGGCACGCGCTGTTCCCACGTCCATGGTGCCGGTCGCGGCGCGCCGCCGCGCTCCGAGCAACGACGAGTCCGAGTGGGTGTGAGGTCATGTCCCTGCAGAACGCGCGGTCCCCGCTGAGTCTCCCGCCGTTCATCGAGCGCCGGCTCGACGAGGCGGTGCTGCGGCTGACCCGGCCCGCCGACGCCGGGACGATCGACTTTTCCGTCCCGGCCGGAGAGGCGGCGCTCATCGCCCCGGACTCGATCTCCTGGAAGATCTTCAGGAACCCCGTCGCCCTCTTCTGCGGCGGGGTGGCGGCGGTGATCCTGGAGCTCGCCGAGCCCTCGGTGCGGACCGGCGTCTGGGAGCATTCGTCCTTCCGCCGCGACCCGGTGCGCCGCCTGCAGCGGACGGGACAGGCGGCGATGGTCACCGTCTACGGCCCGCGCAGCGTGTCGGAGCGGATGATCGCAGGCGTCGTCCGGATGCACGAGCACGTCAGCGGCGAGACACCCGGCGGCGTCCCCTACCGCGCAAACGACGTCGCGCTGCTCGACTGGGTGCAGGCGACGGCGACATTCGGCTTCGCGACCGCCTACAGCCGCTACGTCCGGCCGCTGGACGACGCGGCCCTCTCCCGGGTCTTCGCCGAGGCGCGGGCGTCGGCGCAGCTCTACGGGGCGGCCGGCGCCCCCGGTTCGGTCGAGGAGTGGCGGGCGATGCTGGACGGGATGCGCGGGCGGCTCGAGCCCTCGCCCATCGTCTTCGAGTTTCTCGAGCTGATGCGCACCTCGCCGGCCCTTCCCGGGCCGCTGCGCCCGCTGCAGCGCCTCATGGTCCGCGGCGCCGTCGAGCTGGTGCCCGCATGGGTGCGCGAGCGGCTCGGCCTCTCGGACCGCGACCGGGCGAGCCGGGCCGAGCTCGCGGTGCTTCGGCGGCTCGGCCGCTCGGCCGACCG
Proteins encoded in this region:
- a CDS encoding GMC family oxidoreductase, translating into EDGRAVGVVYRRDGERVTVRTAGEVILAAGAIGSPKILQLSGIGDPAWLADAGIEARHYSPGVGRNLQDHLQQRAIYTVTGIKTLNQSYHSLAGRALMGLDYAVRRRGPLTMAPSQLGIFTRSDPQQARPNIQFHVQPLSLDKFGDPLHTFPAITVSACNLRPTARGTVRLASGDPSAPPVIAPCYLSTEDDRRVAADAIRVTRRLMAQPSLAGIHPEEYLPGPAVGDDEEALAKAAGDIGTTIFHPVGTAKMGHDDDQMAVLDARLRVRGVGGLRVIDASVMPAITSGNTNTPTAMIAERGAALVLEDRP
- a CDS encoding SDR family NAD(P)-dependent oxidoreductase produces the protein MINYDFSGRVCVVTGGAQGIGGAVATQLAAAGATVALWDMDRALAEEHAARIGKAAAFDVDVASWESVAAAHEDTVARLGEVDVLVNSAGIAGMNATVADYPVEEFARICAINLLGTFHTNKVVAAGMRARNYGRIVNIASVAGKEGNPNASAYSASKAGVIGFTKSLGKELADVDVAVNCVTPAAARTRIFDQMSEEHINYMLSKIPRGRFLEVDEAAAMIVWLASEANTFTTGAVFDLSGGRATY
- a CDS encoding oxygenase MpaB family protein, which translates into the protein MSLQNARSPLSLPPFIERRLDEAVLRLTRPADAGTIDFSVPAGEAALIAPDSISWKIFRNPVALFCGGVAAVILELAEPSVRTGVWEHSSFRRDPVRRLQRTGQAAMVTVYGPRSVSERMIAGVVRMHEHVSGETPGGVPYRANDVALLDWVQATATFGFATAYSRYVRPLDDAALSRVFAEARASAQLYGAAGAPGSVEEWRAMLDGMRGRLEPSPIVFEFLELMRTSPALPGPLRPLQRLMVRGAVELVPAWVRERLGLSDRDRASRAELAVLRRLGRSADRVLLPSSPAVQSCRRLGVPTTVLTRW